ttatcaacatttttgggcactaatattgctttggttgcctttaagagacAGTGGTTGGTTCTGCTTCAGTCTCCTTGCTTGTGTCTGAAATATTCCTGGTTATAGTGGAAGATCAGTTTGTCATAGTTTTCAGCAGTGGAAGCATCCATGTCAGCACCAGGGGTGAACAGGTACTTGTAGGCACTATTCTTGAAAGGGAGTAGCTCCTCTATGCtgacatctagatctagatttTCTTCTTTTGGGTCCTTCTTGGGCCCATCTCTCCTCTTCCTTACATCTTTGGGCCCTTCCCTTTTCTTCCTTCCATCTTGAGTGCTAAGTATTCCATACTTGGCAGAGGAAGGTGTTGGCTTCTGTTCTCTGTTTCTTCTTGGAGGATGTGGAGGGGGTTCAGAGATCCTCCCAGAACCAACCACCAGTGACGTTTTCGCTGTGTTGGCTTTTGGAATGTCCCCTTCATGGGGTAGGCCACAGGAGCAGTTTTGTTTCTTCGAGAAGTTCTTTGCACTTCTTAGCCTCTGGTTGGTGTCTTGCTTATCATAGCTGCTCTTTGGCAGTTTTCCTTCAAGCTCACTTCTGCACTTCTCTCCATCTCTGCTAGAGGGACCTTTTGCAAAGGATGCTTTCATTTCTCCCCTTGGTTGTTGCAGGGTTTTACTGAAGTCGTTTCTCTCACTGTGATTACGTTGGTGCTCTATTTCTGGCTTTTGTTTGAATAGCTTAGGCCATTGTTCCTGCCCCCTCCTGTTCAATGTTTGTGGTTCCATTTTCTTTGGAGAAGACTGATGGAAACCTGCCTCATTTCCAAGACCACTCTCTTTAGAATTATATGCTACTGCCATATGCCCAGTCTTTTCCCATGTCTTCTTACATTGTACCTTCCTTCCTGACCAATGTCTTCCTTTTTTCTTGGCCCAGccactttcttcttctttagtgTCATCTTCAGAAGTCTTCCTGCCTGCAGCTTGTTTCTCAGAACAATCTCTTGTGTTGTTTTGAGACCGATATTGCCGATCAGCTTTATTCTGTTTTTCATGCACAGATTTCTTCCTGGCCTCTTTTTCTTCACTCTCTTTAGGTGTAGATGTCACCTCATTAGCATCACCATCTCTCTTTGTCTTTGCCCCTGTAAGGACTTGTGCATATGTAGACACAGGTGACCTCGTACTTGACCTCTCACCTCTGTACTCGGACGAACTCTTTGTCTCATGCCGTGAGGCACATGTCTGCGCAGGCATCCTCCATGTGTCATTACTATTCTTAAATTTCTCTGATGTCTTTCCTCTGGGTGAACAAGCCCTTCCCCCTTGACTCTCTTCACGCCTTGCTTCAGACTTCTTGCCGGCATCTTCCTTGCTTCTCTCTTGAAAGACATGCCTTCTCCTCACCCCCTTGCCTCTCGCAACAGGTGTGGACTTCTCCAGCTCTTTCTTGATCTTGCTAAAGGACATACCTGTATTCTGGCGCTTCATGTGTCCCTTTTCGTGATCTCCCTGAGATGCGGTGACATCATCGATATCAAAGATGGTGCTTCTTCCCTCCCTCGGGACCAGCGTGGTTGTTACTTTTGGTTGCTGTTTGTGTAGAAGAAAAAACAGTTTAGTTAGTAAAAGTTTAAAAGAAATGATTTGATCAATAATTCTCCTCTCCCAAGACATAAAATAAATGATTCAATCAATAATTCTCCTCTCCCAAGACATATCAAGCATACATCGTTTCACACATCACTATGCAGGGGCTTAGCCCCAAACTATGCTTGCCCGCTGCTTATAGCCTCTCCCTTTTGATCATATAGAAAAGGAGCTAATAGTGTTCTGATAGAAAGCTTTCACCGAGATTTTCCATGAAACTACAAGAACTTCAGGACAGGTGCAAGCCCCTTGTAGCTTCTTGAACAAGAGAGCTAAAAAAGAggaagagagagggagaaagttCAGTGGTGTGGTGTGGGAAAAGGAGCTAATAGTGTTCTGATTGAAAGCTTTCACTGAGATTTTCTATGAAACTACAAGAACTTCAGGACAAGACCCTTTTGCTTCTTGATCAAGAGAgctaaaaaagaagaagagagagggagaaagttCAGTGGTGTGGTGTGGGAAAAGGAGCTAATAGTGTTCTGATAGAAAGCTTTCACTGAGATTTTACATGAAGCTACAAGAACTTCAGGACAGGTGCAAGCCCCATGTAGCTTCTTGAACAGGAGAgctaaaaaagaagaagagagagggagaaagttCAGTGGTGTGGTGGGGTGATCACTGTTTTTAGATTATTGATAGACCCCCGGAGGGGTGGGCCGATCCCGGAGGTACTGCAATACCGGGCCAACCCGTGGCTAGGATGGTGCAAGCACCTAGTCCATAGCCTCCTtccaaaaatcaatttaatataTGGCTCCGCGATGCGGAGCGTATCAGatattaaactgataagaacagatactcttTTGAAGTATTTATACTGAATCACTTCAAGTATCACTTAGTTCTCATCTTGTTTACGCAGCCTTAAGGCGCTCATATCCACTGATACACTCTAGATCAAATTGACTTTCACAGATCGGCTCAGCATTGCTGTACTTCATCCCACCCACCACTCTCGATCCATCCCCAGACACTATTTAATATTTTTGGGTTTtgtattttatgatttttttgggtTTTTTATTTTTGACCTAGCCAACTAAGACAGAGTGGCTAGGCCTACAACTACCCATAAGGCAAGACTCCTAAGGGAGCCACAAACTTTAAAACATTACAACCTCAAGGACAAGTGTGTAACGTCCACACTCGCCCAAGAGAAGCCCTCAGCCCAGGTTTCGTGGAACCCCCCTGGGCCTCGGCGGGCAAACTCAAACGTCAATCTCTCAATCAACATTTCCTTCAAAAGAAGGGCCAACTCAGCCTCAGAGTGATGCTTTTTGTTATGCTTAGCATCACCCCGCGACCGCCAGATAATATTCTTTGTCAGAGCAGCCAAAGCCCCCAGGACTCTGGCTGCCCTAACCGACACTCCTGCCGGGGGCAATCCCCACAAAACAAAGGACTCCGACAGGATGAAACCCGGACAGATCTTCCTGACTATCAGCCCCTCCAGCCAGGTCCAGGCTTCCGCAACATACGGACACGCATAAAACACATGGGAAACACTTTCCACTTCCTCACAACCACGTCTTGGACAGTTCGGGGACTTAGCAAACCGTCGCCAGGAGTGGAGCTTCTGGTTTGTCACCAAACCATCATGTGCGAGGCTCCAGCACACCATCCTCTCCCAGTTGGTGAGAAGAGGGTTGAGGATGGATTTCCAAATCTCTGGCCAGTCTCGACGCGGGTACTCTCTGACACAGCGAGGTACATTGTTCTCCGCTTCTAGGAGTGCCGTGTACAGAGCCGCGACCGAGACGGAAGCCCACTGGATGTCCATGTCTCTCTGCTCGATGGTTTGCAAGAGCTGGGCAATATGTGCATAATGTGGGGGAAGATCTACCGAGTGTGgggataagaacagatactacacttgatcttagccaaaaggccgagaagcgatacgGTGTACAGGTGCTCTTTTCGCCCAGTTCAGTGTCTAGCCACATAGCTACATGGCCAGATTGTGAAAAATAATCCGTCCTGTTTCAATCCTAATGCTTCATTCTTTCCATTTGTATGAAAGAGTCCTGTTAGGGTTATAACTGCTAGATTTTTTGGTGTAGTGCCTGGTCCAAAGTTTTCCATTCCATCAGAATTAGAAGGAAAAACTTGCCAACGTTCTCATGTTTTGAGCCTTGGCACGCGTTAAGTGTGGCGTCGGAACAATGTTTGCATAGGATTTACATGCCAAATGAGGCTGATTGACCTTTAACACCATTGATGGCTCTAAGTGGGTTTAAATGACCACTGAGTGTGTATCAGACAGTCCTTTAAGACAACTTTCCACTGCCCTTCTGTGATCACAAGTCTGAAGGATGAGAGCTGCAATGAAAGCTAAGATTGAAAATAAGCACAGCACGTAGacacacaataaaaaaaatgtccaaatCCAGGCTTGGACGATCCCCTTCAAAGACCCCTAACATGCCAGACCATCATGCACTGCTGTTTGCATCGTACTGAATGATAAGCCATGACCAAATAAGGAAAAGCCATTGATAGCAGTCTTTTTGGACAGCTGCCCTCCCCATGGGTTGTATTGTGTCTGACTGCTGTTGCCATACCCATTGAATCTTTCTTGGTTCCTTGTGTCCTGCTTGCATACCTTGTCAATACGCAGTCCTCAGCTGTACGTAATCATAAGGTAACAACAGTCAAGATAAATCCTTCTACGTGTGTGATGCATACTCGTTTTCTCTGTaaaaatttgtaatttcaagTTGTCGCAGTCAGGTTCCTGCTACGTTACTAATACTCTGTAGGAAATCATCATGGTAGTAAATTACTCAAATTAACTCTTCCGCTGCCTCTGTGTTTTTCATTTATGGTGACTAGATTACTATACACAATGGCTGATTGGCAGCATGAACTATCTCACTACAATCCAAAGTACAGACAACTAAAGATAACGAGTCTACTCCCGGTTTGTATGGTACATGGTAAATGAACAGTTACTGAATAAATTCttgtttgattttgtaaattttgttcAGAGAACTTATCCAGTAAAGGTTGCAATTATGTAATGTTTTACCTGGAAGTATAACCTTCATCGAAGTACTAATTCTAAGCACAACTTGTACTGTGTGACTCTAAAGAGGATGATTGATACCAAACATGTGCTCCATTTTGGTAGATTAAGAATCGAGGAACATTCTTTTCTTGCCATTCATATCCTCAATTCTAACTCTCTAATTTCACACTAATGACCTCAGCAACAAACTAGGCAGAACAAATGAGTGTTGACAAGGGCTGCCCCCCTGCTACCACAGCAAGACTGATTGACAGCCATTTAAAAATACATAAATCTCATTTGGTAGGGCCAACTGACAATGCACATGTGCCCTATTTAGTCATGCCATGGAACCTCAAGGGGAGTATCATTTTACATGTCTCTCCACAGTCCACTGGTCATTGACCCAGGGTTGGTTGGAATGTCTGTGACTGTGAAACTGTGAAGCTGGCAAAATGAAGGTGCAAAATGAAAGAGAGGAAGCTAAAAATAAAATAGACAGTATCCACCAATTCAAATAAATGACAGCGCAGGGACAGTGCCCAATCATTAGAGAGGAAAAATTTAGTTTACCGTAGAGCCATTCATCTCATAGCTACATTGTCGACAGTGAATGAAAGTGtattctaaggccacaccaattcaatttcttggttaacggatcaATTTtcgcaacaacaaaaaatcatgaaaacagaaggctggggtgaaaacctgcacctgaccctgtttactccctgaaactgtgtgcaccaaagtaaaaacattcctctgagattctgttttcatgttgtttttccaatctagcatttttttttctttattccgttgaccaagaaaataaattggtgtcaCCTAACCTTAACTTACACATGCACAGTACTGGTAATACCGTACTGCtcacaacacaaacaacaaaacgGTGTCAATGAAAACATACTTTGGTTGAGCAATTACATCTGGATAATAAAACTGTACCAGGCAACAATACATTAACATGTGTGACATCATCTggacttaaggccacaccaatttgatttcttggttaacagatttttatttaaaaaaaaaaaaaaaaattctagaaaaaaaaaatcatgaaaacagaaggctggcccagccttctgttttcatgatttttttttctaaaatttttttttgtggaaaataaaaatccgttaaccaagaaattaaattggtgtggcctaagtcaGTAATAATACTGTACCACACACCTGAACATAAACATGTAGAACATCATCCGGACTGTAGGCCGCCGAGTCCCCATCTGAGAGCCAGCCATCGTCATGGTTACCAAACTGGACAGGAACCTGCTTGTGTAGGGGGTTGTACACCCAGCCTGCATCCCGGGCTCTAAGATGTTCACAGAACACATGAAGTAAGGACAATATTATTAGAtcttatggtctcattcatgagttttttcgccccataggcttacatgttataaaacgtgttttaaaTGGGTGTGTTGgcaatgaagctataggaaatgcatcaaggtcattcattctctgttgagcacatttaccctagatcacgTGAAAAAactgccaactaccagttggcatacaattcctttttatggcaattacaaactgcactttaatagctacacccccaaaataggcactttccagctaaAAGTGCTTGACTGCATTACCAActatgtccggctgtggacatCCGACGCTCGCGGCTGTCAAACTTTACCtcttaatttcttccgttacaaacaagctttcatcagtttgacgcttgagatcagtcgggctggctaatAGGGAATTCtacaccgatataaacacacgtacatgcagccgttcattttttggggcacggaATCGCGGAGTAactcaggaatgagaccttaaggttGACAACAACATGTGCATATATTTTCATAGCCTGGATACCGGACGGTTTCCAGGGACTAAGACAGCCTTAAGTTAGACCCTGCTAGGCGAGCAGATGAGCAGTCCGGCATCCAAGTTTTGATTTTCGCCtctggagaaaaaaaaggaaattatgCCCCTCAGAACTGCAGGCAAAACTTTGCAACAATGATGAAAATCATTACCATGGTTATCTTGTACTAAGACCTTTTTGTATTGTGCTGAAATTCAGTCCAAGACTAAGTGTTACCTTGTGCCAAGAGGCCTGGCTCTTCCCCTACCCCTAGCAGCAGGGCTGACCCCCCTGGATGTAGGCGTGTGCCCCCTGGATACAGAGGTTCCTACAGGATAACTGCTACTGTCGGGATCTGCCTCCTCTGCCTCTGAGGGTCCCTCTGGAATAAAACAACAGTGGTCATATGTTTATTGTCACCGCCAGGTACTGTTTTTGGagtgtctgtctgtatttccacatactgtaaatgcagaaatattcgcggtggtttaatgttcgcggttttcacggtgaccgtttcaccacgaacttaaagccaccgcaaacatttttatacaatactgtagctgtatgtgactatagcgctgtcgcgaacactccattttcgccttagcgcagaaaaccacgcaaactttacAGTACTAGGCACGACTCATCAGAGTGACAGGAGGTGAAGATCAAAAGGTCAGAGTTGCAGGATTGACAGGAAGTTAAGTTTAAAGTTAGCAGAATTAGTCATGAACCTTGTTGTCTGACAACTTGAACTGATAATTTACATTATCACAAACTGCACTTCCAACCTTGGACAGAATGAATGggctgtagatacatgtagtgtaAAACACATAGAATAATTCCTTTGTCTAAATAGTACTTGCATTGAGACAGCTTTTCTGTTGATGGGCCATGGAGATGATAAAATGTTTGGTTCTGCCATCTCCAGTGAAAACCTTCTTGCAAGGTATAAATGTACTGCAAACAAGTACTGCCCAAGTAATGTTGGGAggacaaatcataacattttcctaGTTGCCATTTTCTGTGAATGCGTAAAATTGCCTCCTTGGTTTTATACAGAAAATGTCAGCTTAGAAAACATACCAATTTAGcctacccaacatctgcttggagattactgagAACATCTGATCCTCTGAGTTGTTTACTCCaaaatgacctctgaccctaCTAACTTAAGCCCCTCCCACTGACCCAGCCAGTGACCTTTGAGGCACTAATGAGGGATCCATGAAAAAGAATCACACCAGGGCCACATGGAGTTGGTAGGATATTCAAAATTCCTCAATCTCTGCCCCTTTTGCTGGTAAGAAAGTGTTGTTTTGACTCTTGCAAGTTGCTAATCTTTCAGCTAACCTTCCAATCATTCCTcatatatattttctattttttctcTCCATGTATTCAAGGAGgtctatttaaacctccttgatgtattGTATCATTTTCCTGACTGGGTCAGTGGTTGCTGACTGAACTTGCCTTCAGTCAGTGACCTTGTCTCTTCACTGTTGTCcagtttaagtacatgtacctccaagTAGGAAAGGGGTGAGAGCTTCATACAAGTGGTAGCTGGCAATGTGGCcttatggttagggttgttgacttagaatctaataGTATAGGTTCTGGGTTCAGATCCCTAGCtagaaaaggtgatagtcaccttcTGTGTCTATCCTtctacaaatgtggtaaatcccAATAAACTAAAAAGGATTAGGTAATATTTGCAAGCAGATGcataatgtatatgtatgtatgtatactgcATTtatattcttactcaaacaaattcatatatatggtgaccagcaaCTGGTCCAACTTTTGCTACaatatgtaatcaaacaccacagggtgtctgcaaCACCTcctgtaaccatggtgacattctgtgaaggtaaacaagAACTtattatctttctttcttttcagccAGATGCAAAAATGTCAGCTGATCCTGTCATACTAGACCACATCAGGAATCTTAACAAACTGTGCAGACTCTGTGGCCAGGCAGCGTTGACATGTAATGACAAGCGAAAGCAGTTGCGGGCACATCCCTGTCTTGAATATGCCAGGGCAATCCAACAGTATGTGGGAGTGGACGTTACTAAAGACAAGGTCTACTTGCACCCTCCCTGTTTCTGTCATCGCTGTCGAGTAAAACTGTACAGGCCACCAAAACATTACGCGCCAAAGGCGATGACTTGGTACGAACACGATGCCTTCGAAAGCGACGGCTGCCCCCACTGCGAAAAGGTTGCATATATAACCAAAGGTGGAAGACCTGTTAAGAGGAAGCCACCTTGTAGACCAAGGACACAGGTGAAACAAGAGGATAACGGACAAGAAGAAAATAATGAAACCACAGCGCAGCCTGAAGGGGATCCATTACATGCATTGCTGGAAAATATGGATGGCTGCAGAGACCATggaataacaacaaaaaataggTTTCGCTATTGCAAGCCTgtaaccagacaaagcacaagaaACCAGTTGTCAGTATTAGAAGATCATGCTTATGCATTGCCCCAAccctgacttcctttaagacaCTGTTACAATGATAGAAAGAATCATAGACAAACTTTCACTTAactttgtatttttgtgatACTATGTATGTGTGAGAATTACTCTCTAACGTTATGTTTATAGGTCTATTAGGACTCAAATCATGtaatctgttatattttgtctgatcctcacctcctccctcatgacctcaatgaaagcAGCCGACTTGAGATTCTCATGAAtaagattcaaacaaacaaatactaaTTAGTTGGTAAACACAGTTGAACACTGTCTGATAAGACAATGTCCATTTGCTGAGATGAAAAATCAAAAGTATTTGAATGTATATACCATATTTTCCCGAATGAAGAACAcacttttttaaacatttcaaaatccaAAAGGCATCACAAGTCATTACCAAAGTCAGAGTGCGTATTTTATTTGAGGTTACTACCAGGACACATTAGAAGaggacctcaaacccttgctcAAGCAAGCCAGTAACCCAGCTGGgatgcaacaatgcatggctcaatacctgccaatttgagaGTTTTGTAACTTGTCATAGGAAattctcaagtttgcagagacaatGCTAGCGgggtaaacaagagaatcttttatgaatctaagcaATGGCATTATGGAGAAGTACTTGATTTAAGCAAAATTACCTGGAGAAAAGAGCAGGAACACcagaaatttgaatttatccggTTCAAAATGTGTcgaagatcagtggagaaggaaTACATACTTTATTCGAGGGTTTACATTTTATGTTTCagctctgcaaatttgtctgcaaCTAGCCCtgaatcaggggtgcgtactttaatcaagaaaatatggTATAGTCTGTCATCTTTTGCGGTGAGTTGGGTTTTAGATAACTAACATGccttgtttctgtgtcattATGTTACATATCACAAATGTCAGACACTTTGGTTACTTCTAAGACACAAATAATTGTCAAATCATCATAATCCGGATCCGTGTCACTCAAACGTCCGCCTGCCTTGAATCATCAGCAGCAACAAAGATTATTGTAACATTACCAAAtatttagcctgggtgccatcctatttctaccggggctcctacacttgctaGTCACCCTAAAAGCGAgtataggagccccggtagaaataggatggcacccagactacCAAATATTTACCATACAAATAATTGTTGTTTCATGTCATTTGCCATGTCATTTTGTCAAATGGCCATTGTTTTCCGTTCTTGGCCCAAATAAATGATATCAatcttgatttgattttttgattttattagaattgcaatgGTGCAATACACCtggaacacaggcagctattgctggtgtcgtgacccacacacataatatacccgtttttacacctgggtgtgGTGAGCATAGTCGTGTAAAgtccctttcccaagggcacaacatcggtggtgtcaggggattcgaaccagagaccgctgggttctgggcgaaacgtTACCCCACACAACCCCACAAACCTTCAAGGCAAGTTTGTCTTGTCTTGTAATCATTCATAGTTAAAagtttagttaaaatcctctcacaccataaggtgtatagtgcggtgcccatccccattTCATAGCcatgggccacactgtggtgcaatcactgcagcagggggctagtccactggcagtgaagtgtgtttaactttaatccatactgtttcataagtaagTGCCATTTTtatcaagtctttggtatgactcaatgcgcctcttgtccagaggtgtcctacccaggagttgaactcgggccttctggttccaagtaatcagaaccagatgagGAAAGTAACAGAggcacagaccactacaccacagggacacccgtAATCATTCATATGTAACAGTATATCCTTACCCTCCTGTGTTTGCTGACTAGGCAGTGAAGGTCTGACGTTGCTCTTCCTGCCATACCTCAGCCTGAAGTGTGTTCCTGTAGCATCTGTCTCATGGTAACAGGCTGGCTGGTACTTGTTAATGCTGGTCCGTGGCTGATACTGTGGGTTAAGTAACAGATGAGTTTACCACCAATAAAGTTagtagtactgtaattcactttatcttcacagtagcaaaatttcaccgTGTacggaaaattgacattttcaatgaacttaaacttcacagtGGCGCCAAGTGatgaatcatgaataattacaacaggttgtaacggtgatgataagttcactgtacagaggtgaccgtgaaaacagcgaacataaagttacattgaatgaaagaagaattacagtatgcagggcttgaaatttaaaaaaaatttagatgcacagaaaaatcttgcacaacatgaaataaagcagAATGTCTGACTAAgtaaaacctaattacaaaccttactgctCCTcttcaaaattttgaacaagtaaacaacaaaatgttgttATATTTTCTGACAATCGAATGTCAAGAATGTGCTGTAGACTAGTGTACGTTATCAGTACCTTAACAACCGTAACCCTACACATACAGTAaatacttaaaaccaccgcaaacatttttgtccaataccgtagcagtatgtgacaatagcactgccgcaaaattaaaaacaccgcgaacactccattttcccctaagcaggaaataaaaaccacgcaaacttaatgCACCTAGTTTTTCGAGTCCCGGACATGGTTTGCCATGTGGGTTTGAAGtgtacatcatatacatgtacagctttatCTATCTCGCGACAAAGTCAAGGAAAAACTGAAGACATCAACATCGACAAACATGGCAAAGTAGGATTGGGGCAAATCTCCATTACAAGTTACTTTATATTAATCTgtcatacaaatatacatatagCAGCACTTGGATCAGTTGATGCAAAACGTTGCCCTTCAAAGCTGGCGTGCTACTTTGAATGGTGCTCGTACCAATTGACcaacagatacagaaatactTAGATTAGAAACAAGGAATAACTGAAAAAGCAGGGtagaaaatggaaatgaaaaatccCTTCCACGCAATAAGCACAATTCAGTTTCTTACCGGAATGGTTCCAAGCTGTGGTACATTTTTACACATGAAGTGGTCAGCTATCTTTCTGATGGAGAGAGTTTTGACATTGGTTTCCATCAAGTCTCTCATTTCTTGCGTGAAATGCtgaaacaaaaattcaaaacaaactataattgtacatgtatgtagt
The nucleotide sequence above comes from Branchiostoma lanceolatum isolate klBraLanc5 chromosome 14, klBraLanc5.hap2, whole genome shotgun sequence. Encoded proteins:
- the LOC136448729 gene encoding serine/arginine-rich splicing factor 4-like — protein: MYLQPIHSVQEGPSEAEEADPDSSSYPVGTSVSRGHTPTSRGVSPAARGRGRARPLGTRARDAGWVYNPLHKQVPVQFGNHDDGWLSDGDSAAYSPDDVLHVYVQQPKVTTTLVPREGRSTIFDIDDVTASQGDHEKGHMKRQNTGMSFSKIKKELEKSTPVARGKGVRRRHVFQERSKEDAGKKSEARREESQGGRACSPRGKTSEKFKNSNDTWRMPAQTCASRHETKSSSEYRGERSSTRSPVSTYAQVLTGAKTKRDGDANEVTSTPKESEEKEARKKSVHEKQNKADRQYRSQNNTRDCSEKQAAGRKTSEDDTKEEESGWAKKKGRHWSGRKVQCKKTWEKTGHMAVAYNSKESGLGNEAGFHQSSPKKMEPQTLNRRGQEQWPKLFKQKPEIEHQRNHSERNDFSKTLQQPRGEMKASFAKGPSSRDGEKCRSELEGKLPKSSYDKQDTNQRLRSAKNFSKKQNCSCGLPHEGDIPKANTAKTSLVVGSGRISEPPPHPPRRNREQKPTPSSAKYGILSTQDGRKKREGPKDVRKRRDGPKKDPKEENLDLDVSIEELLPFKNSAYKYLFTPGADMDASTAENYDKLIFHYNQEYFRHKQGD